One Glycine max cultivar Williams 82 chromosome 4, Glycine_max_v4.0, whole genome shotgun sequence DNA segment encodes these proteins:
- the LOC100806292 gene encoding glycine-rich RNA-binding protein GRP1A: MASEVIEYRCFVGGLAWATDSDALEKAFSHYGEIVESKVIIDRETGRSRGFGFVTFASEQAMKDAIEGMNGQNLDGRSITVNEAQSRGRGGGGGGYGGGGGYGGGGYSRGGGGYGGGGRREGGGGGYNRNGGGGGYGGGGGYGGGGGHGGGGGYGGGGRDRGYGGDGGSRYSRGGGASDGGSWRN; this comes from the exons ATGGCTTCTGAAGTAATAGAGTACCGATGCTTTGTCGGTGGGCTTGCTTGGGCCACCGACAGCGATGCTCTCGAGAAAGCCTTCTCTCATTATGGTGAGATCGTCGAATCGAAG GTTATCATCGATCGTGAAACTGGAAGATCGAGAGGGTTTGGATTTGTGACCTTCGCCTCGGAGCAGGCGATGAAAGACGCAATCGAAGGAATGAACGGTCAGAACCTCGACGGTCGTAGTATCACAGTGAACGAAGCACAATCCCGTGGAAGAGGCGGTGGTGGCGGTGGAtacggaggtggtggtggttatGGCGGCGGCGGTTACAGCCGCGGTGGAGGAGGATATGGAGGAGGAGGCCGCCGTGAAGGTGGTGGAGGTGGCTATAACCGCAACGGTGGAGGTGGTGGatatggtggtggtggaggttatggtggtggtggaggtcaTGGTGGCGGTGGAGGTTATGGTGGCGGTGGGAGAGACCGTGGATATGGTGGTGACGGCGGGTCCCGCTACTCGAGAGGAGGCGGTGCTTCGGATGGAGGAAGCTGGAGGAATTAG
- the LOC100805232 gene encoding protein RADIALIS-like 3 isoform X1 has product MASSTLSKQKPYDSCWTPKQNKVFEKALAKYDKDTPDRWHNVAKAIGGKSEDDVKRHYQILLEDLRHIESGHVPIPNYKSTPTTFPLSTTLASEVSKAEMV; this is encoded by the exons ATGGCCTCCAGCACTTTGAGCAAACAAAAGCCTTATGATTCGTGTTGGACCCCAAAACAGAACAAGGTGTTTGAAAAGGCACTTGCAAAGTATGACAAGGATACCCCTGACCGCTGGCACAATGTAGCCAAAGCAATTGGTGGTAAATCAGAAGATGATGTTAAGAGACACTATCAGATACTCTTGGAGGATCTCAGGCACATTGAGTCTGGCCATGTTCCCATTCCCAATTACAAATCAACACCAACTACCTTTCCTCTTTCAACAACACTC GCTTCTGAAGTATCTAAAGCTGAAATGGTTTGA
- the LOC100805232 gene encoding protein RADIALIS-like 3 isoform X2, protein MASSTLSKQKPYDSCWTPKQNKVFEKALAKYDKDTPDRWHNVAKAIGGKSEDDVKRHYQILLEDLRHIESGHVPIPNYKSTPTTFPLSTTLVGF, encoded by the exons ATGGCCTCCAGCACTTTGAGCAAACAAAAGCCTTATGATTCGTGTTGGACCCCAAAACAGAACAAGGTGTTTGAAAAGGCACTTGCAAAGTATGACAAGGATACCCCTGACCGCTGGCACAATGTAGCCAAAGCAATTGGTGGTAAATCAGAAGATGATGTTAAGAGACACTATCAGATACTCTTGGAGGATCTCAGGCACATTGAGTCTGGCCATGTTCCCATTCCCAATTACAAATCAACACCAACTACCTTTCCTCTTTCAACAACACTCGTAG GCTTCTGA
- the LOC102669778 gene encoding uncharacterized protein, translating to MRRFLVDRFLVDRESIENVNVVQQEAELEPPPNVVNEFNPNEIVRDPVDVVKARLGTMRESGWNNFFADVQGFCVAKSILVPNMDDEIPVRGRSRAEGRTIINLHHYRAEIFYVAIDKICVEMDHRFSEGSNIILDCFSCLDPKNSFSKFDVDKLARLADLYHANFSDDDRGTIRDQLETYVLQVRRNASFSTCEDVQSLAMKMVQTEKHLVFPLVYKLIELALILPVSTASVERAFSAMKIIKSKLRNKINDVWFNDLMVCYTEREIFKSLDDIDIIRTFTAKKSRKGHLPRNFI from the exons ATGAGGAGATTTTTGGTTGATAGATTTTTGGTTGATAGAGAAAGTATTGAGAATGTGAATGTTGTACAACAAGAAGCCGAATTAGAACCGCCACCTAATGTGGTTAATGAGTTTAACCCAAATGAGATTGTGCGTGATCCAG TTGATGTTGTCAAAGCTCGGTTGGGCACAATGAGAGAGAGTGgctggaataatttttttgccgATGTCCAAGGATTTTGTGTTGCTAAAAGTATTCTGGTACCAAATATGGATGACGAAATACCAGTTCGGGGTCGTTCAAGAGCAGAAGGGAGGACTATCATTAATCTTCATCATTACCGTGCAGAGATTTTTTATGTTGCCATTGATAAAATATGTGTGGAGATGGATCACCGCTTTAGTGAAGGAAGTAACATTATACTTGATTGCTTCTCATGTCTTGACCCCAAGAACTCTTTCTCCAAGTTTGATGTTGATAAGCTTGCTCGTCTTGCTGATCTTTATCATGCAAACTTTTCTGATGATGACCGAGGAACAATTAGGGATCAACTTGAAACTTATGTGCTTCAAGTGAGAAGAAATGCTTCTTTTTCCACTTGTGAAGATGTTCAAAGTTTGGCTATGAAGATGGTTCAAACTGAGAAACATTTGGTATTTCCATTGGTTTATAAACTTATTGAGCTAGCTTTGATATTGCCGGTGTCGACAGCATCCGTTGAAAGAGCTTTTTCAGCAATGAAGATTATCAAGTCTAAATTGCGCAATAAGATCAACGATGTGTGGTTCAATGACTTGATGGTATGTTACACCGAGCGGGAGATATTCAAGTCACttgatgatattgatattattCGAACATTTACCGCAAAGAAGTCTCGGAAAGGACACTTGCCtcgtaattttatttaa